A genomic stretch from bacterium includes:
- a CDS encoding sugar transferase, with the protein MFLIVPLLAIIALLIAFDSPGPVLFRQKRLGKNGKTFSIYKFRSMFHNSDQSIHKKFVAQALKNPSGKPIEYRIKNDPRITRVGKWLRKLSLDELPQFLNVLKGDMNIVGPRPLLVYEAEYFQDWHWQRQVVKPGITGLYQVSARGNVPFDEMVKKDIEYIRQRTLWFDLKLILLTIKAIFKRTGG; encoded by the coding sequence TTGTTTCTCATTGTTCCTCTGCTAGCCATCATCGCTTTACTCATCGCCTTCGATAGTCCTGGACCAGTTCTATTCAGGCAGAAAAGGTTAGGAAAAAACGGCAAAACATTTTCCATTTATAAGTTTCGTTCTATGTTTCACAATAGCGACCAATCTATTCACAAAAAATTCGTGGCCCAAGCACTTAAAAATCCAAGTGGTAAGCCCATTGAATATCGTATAAAGAACGATCCAAGGATTACAAGAGTTGGAAAATGGTTGAGGAAATTGAGTTTAGATGAGCTACCACAGTTTCTCAATGTGCTGAAGGGTGACATGAATATCGTAGGACCGCGCCCGCTACTTGTCTATGAAGCCGAATACTTTCAAGATTGGCATTGGCAAAGGCAGGTTGTAAAACCGGGCATAACTGGACTTTATCAAGTCTCGGCGAGAGGTAATGTCCCTTTTGATGAAATGGTGAAAAAGGACATAGAATATATTCGCCAGCGAACGCTATGGTTTGATTTGAAGCTTATACTGCTTACAATAAAAGCAATATTCAAGAGAACAGGAGGCTAA
- a CDS encoding bi-domain-containing oxidoreductase, whose translation MRQVLQDIKSGEIRIVEVPAPLLKRGGVLVQNAFSVISAGTERHSVSLGQKSLIGKAKERPELVRKTIDALLKEGLSTTLARVRAQLEAYRPMGYSSAGIVIGVGENAEEFQIGDKVACGGGGYAMHAEIVFVPKNLCVKVPDNVNLAHAAFTTLGAIALHGMHQAEVGLGDNVLVIGLGLIGQLLVQLLKAGGCRVIGMDVKPQAVELALKCGMDLGIVRGRDMIEKTVRNFTNGRGVDAVIITASTTSNEPMCIIPAVIRDRGRVVLVGRVGTAFPYMPYSNKELEIRMSRSYGPGRYDPTYEEKGIDYPIGYVPWPERRNMEEFVRLLSEGKLNLDPIITHSFPFEKAKEAYDVVLGKTKEYSVGVLLQYPSSSIKPERKIALSTESKKPTTTKEVRVGFIGAGNFAQALLLPNLKKIEGVIFKGIATGTAANAQRVGERFGFEYCTTDYHDILNDPDIDCVFIATRNNLHARATIEALKAGKAVFVEKPLALTYEEFEEVVKTVEETGGRVMVGFNRRFSPFILLLYEKIEKTDFPLVFCYRVNAGPLPPDHWVLDKEQGGGRIQAEVCHFVDTLQFLARSEPVEVHAISAGGNGVIPNDNLTVNLKFKNESIASIVYTGLGDPTFPKERIEVFGGGKVFVISDFNELLMVSSGKKRRVKKLFQDKGHSEEVKKFISAVKSGGEMPIPFREIALTTLTTLKIEESISKGTPLKIEF comes from the coding sequence TTGAGACAAGTATTACAAGATATAAAGAGCGGCGAGATAAGAATAGTAGAGGTTCCCGCTCCTCTATTAAAAAGAGGAGGGGTATTAGTGCAGAATGCTTTTTCCGTTATTAGCGCGGGCACGGAAAGACACAGCGTAAGCTTGGGACAGAAAAGCCTCATCGGCAAGGCGAAAGAGCGACCGGAACTCGTTAGGAAAACTATTGATGCGCTTTTAAAAGAAGGACTCAGCACAACGCTCGCCCGTGTAAGAGCACAGTTGGAAGCTTATAGGCCGATGGGCTACAGCAGCGCGGGCATAGTTATCGGGGTTGGAGAGAACGCTGAGGAATTCCAGATAGGTGATAAAGTAGCCTGTGGCGGAGGGGGCTATGCTATGCACGCAGAAATTGTATTCGTGCCCAAAAACCTCTGTGTAAAAGTCCCAGATAATGTAAATCTAGCCCATGCCGCCTTTACCACACTGGGTGCTATTGCCTTACATGGAATGCACCAAGCGGAGGTTGGGTTGGGGGACAATGTATTAGTTATTGGTCTTGGACTTATCGGACAATTGCTTGTCCAGTTGCTTAAAGCCGGAGGCTGTCGGGTGATAGGAATGGATGTGAAGCCACAAGCGGTAGAATTGGCGCTAAAGTGTGGAATGGATCTGGGCATCGTGCGTGGAAGGGATATGATAGAAAAAACGGTCAGAAACTTCACTAATGGGCGAGGCGTTGACGCAGTGATAATTACCGCTTCTACAACTTCAAACGAACCCATGTGCATTATCCCCGCAGTTATTAGAGATAGAGGCAGAGTTGTTCTGGTCGGTAGGGTAGGAACAGCATTCCCTTATATGCCATACTCTAATAAAGAGCTGGAAATTAGAATGTCCCGTTCCTATGGACCAGGAAGATACGACCCAACCTATGAAGAGAAAGGTATAGATTATCCCATAGGTTATGTCCCTTGGCCCGAGCGCAGAAATATGGAGGAATTTGTCCGCCTTTTAAGCGAGGGAAAATTAAACCTTGACCCTATAATAACTCATTCCTTCCCCTTTGAGAAAGCTAAAGAAGCCTATGATGTGGTGCTAGGTAAAACGAAAGAGTATTCGGTTGGTGTTCTTTTACAATATCCTTCCTCTTCCATAAAACCCGAAAGGAAAATCGCCCTCTCAACTGAATCCAAAAAGCCTACCACAACAAAGGAGGTCCGAGTTGGCTTTATAGGAGCGGGTAATTTCGCCCAAGCCTTACTTCTCCCTAACCTGAAGAAGATAGAAGGGGTAATATTTAAGGGCATAGCCACAGGAACAGCTGCTAATGCCCAAAGAGTTGGTGAACGTTTCGGCTTTGAATATTGCACAACCGATTACCATGATATTTTAAACGACCCCGATATAGACTGTGTTTTCATCGCAACCCGCAATAACCTCCATGCCAGGGCAACAATAGAGGCTCTAAAGGCAGGAAAGGCAGTTTTCGTTGAGAAACCTTTGGCATTAACTTACGAGGAATTTGAAGAGGTGGTGAAAACGGTTGAAGAAACCGGCGGACGGGTTATGGTGGGTTTCAATAGGCGTTTCTCCCCATTCATTCTGTTGCTTTACGAGAAAATAGAAAAGACCGATTTCCCACTCGTTTTCTGCTACCGTGTGAATGCGGGACCTTTACCCCCGGACCATTGGGTGTTGGATAAAGAACAAGGAGGAGGGAGAATACAAGCCGAGGTATGCCACTTCGTTGATACTTTACAATTCCTCGCCCGAAGTGAACCCGTAGAAGTTCATGCCATATCCGCAGGTGGGAACGGTGTAATACCCAATGATAATCTAACGGTTAATCTGAAATTTAAAAACGAATCCATTGCCTCTATTGTCTACACTGGTCTCGGCGACCCAACCTTCCCTAAGGAGAGAATTGAAGTATTCGGGGGCGGAAAGGTTTTTGTGATATCTGATTTCAACGAACTTTTAATGGTTAGCTCCGGTAAAAAGCGAAGGGTTAAGAAACTGTTCCAGGATAAAGGACACAGCGAAGAGGTAAAAAAGTTCATATCAGCGGTAAAAAGTGGTGGTGAGATGCCTATACCATTCCGTGAAATTGCTCTGACTACATTGACGACATTAAAAATCGAGGAATCCATCTCTAAAGGAACTCCCTTGAAGATAGAGTTCTGA
- a CDS encoding NAD-dependent epimerase/dehydratase family protein, whose amino-acid sequence MRFKNAQVLVTGGAGFVGSNLVIALVREGAKVRVVDNFFTGSVENIQEVLNEVELIRASVRSREAMEKALEGVDYVFHLATVNIQAAVKYPELEMETNVGGTVNLLNLCKNLPVKRFVYTSSVSIYGQQKDFPIKEDAPPILKSFYPAGKYAGEAYCFAFHHHFGLPITILRYSNVYGPRQSPSNPYSGVVSKFLNSALRGEKIVIHGDGKQTRDFVYIEDAVEATLRSALEPQAIGEVFNIASGKETSIEELAGLIISMVNNSLEIEYVEPRQIDYVKRRVLDIQKAQRLLGWSPKTDLREGLKKTYEWMLGNGKSN is encoded by the coding sequence ATGCGCTTTAAGAATGCACAAGTTTTGGTTACCGGAGGAGCTGGTTTTGTCGGTTCGAATCTTGTTATAGCTTTAGTTAGGGAAGGTGCAAAGGTAAGGGTTGTGGATAATTTCTTTACAGGGAGTGTGGAAAACATACAAGAGGTTCTAAATGAAGTTGAGCTAATACGTGCTTCTGTTAGGTCGCGGGAAGCTATGGAAAAAGCCCTAGAAGGTGTGGACTATGTTTTTCATTTAGCCACTGTGAATATCCAAGCTGCTGTCAAGTATCCCGAGCTTGAGATGGAAACAAATGTTGGGGGAACGGTTAATCTTTTGAATCTTTGCAAAAACCTTCCAGTAAAAAGATTTGTGTACACCTCCTCGGTTTCAATTTATGGACAGCAAAAAGACTTCCCCATTAAAGAGGATGCTCCCCCTATTTTGAAGAGCTTTTATCCAGCGGGAAAATACGCTGGGGAAGCATACTGTTTCGCTTTTCATCATCATTTCGGATTACCAATAACCATCCTTAGATATTCCAATGTATACGGTCCGAGGCAATCGCCTTCCAATCCCTACTCAGGGGTTGTGAGTAAATTTCTCAATTCTGCTTTAAGAGGAGAGAAAATAGTAATTCATGGGGACGGTAAGCAAACGAGAGATTTCGTCTATATTGAGGACGCAGTGGAAGCTACCCTTAGGTCAGCACTTGAGCCCCAAGCAATAGGCGAGGTTTTCAATATCGCCTCTGGAAAAGAGACATCTATAGAGGAGTTAGCTGGGCTTATAATCTCTATGGTCAACAATAGCCTTGAGATAGAGTATGTAGAGCCGAGACAAATTGATTATGTGAAGAGGAGAGTATTGGATATCCAAAAGGCTCAACGCTTATTGGGTTGGTCACCAAAGACAGATTTAAGGGAGGGATTGAAGAAGACTTACGAATGGATGCTGGGGAATGGAAAAAGCAACTAA
- a CDS encoding O-antigen ligase family protein — MLISIGLASGFWLVVFLISLHPLIPYYPIEALRGAALQDIFFVFSIPLLLMSLPLKNKGRAYPLIIPYIVLASWAFLSAIATQDNFPDFLVALAKGTGRPLIIALTALFVATAISDFKRSTILYKLMALSATLQAVIGIIAFVFNIEIVAGNLHLGVMNLPYQMAPIVNISRRLHGTFCTANLTGAYFVAIMPLTLSLIINSKKLLEKIFWVTGFTLQTSALILTFTRASLVATGFALILFLILISKSGQFKITLSILFLLLSSFAILQTIMPEGFIIVKSRFISARPEVRLAPAWAGLMMLKEHPLWGVGVDNAVPLMESDPLYSRTPFGETYVRPHNSFIFIGAELGLLASLILLWAFISITKFILKAWHSSSSESLMLISAAVLSGWFGQFIHSFTNNLYHHPSLMVTQIALIAALTPIIYEETKKT, encoded by the coding sequence TTGTTAATATCAATTGGTTTAGCAAGCGGTTTTTGGCTTGTTGTATTTCTCATATCTCTTCATCCCCTCATCCCTTACTACCCTATTGAGGCACTACGGGGAGCCGCTTTACAGGATATTTTCTTCGTCTTTAGTATACCCCTACTTTTAATGTCTTTGCCTCTTAAGAATAAAGGGAGAGCATATCCTCTAATCATCCCTTATATTGTCTTAGCCTCCTGGGCTTTTCTTTCAGCAATTGCCACGCAGGATAATTTCCCAGACTTCCTAGTTGCTCTCGCAAAAGGCACGGGAAGGCCCTTAATCATAGCCCTTACAGCTTTATTTGTAGCCACTGCTATCAGCGATTTTAAGCGTTCTACCATATTATATAAATTAATGGCTCTATCCGCAACTCTACAAGCGGTGATCGGAATTATCGCTTTCGTTTTCAATATCGAAATTGTAGCAGGAAACCTGCATCTTGGAGTCATGAACTTGCCTTACCAAATGGCCCCGATAGTTAATATAAGTAGAAGGCTTCACGGCACATTTTGCACGGCTAATCTTACAGGAGCATATTTCGTCGCCATTATGCCATTGACGCTGTCGCTGATTATTAACAGTAAAAAACTACTTGAAAAGATTTTTTGGGTGACGGGCTTTACCCTACAAACAAGCGCCCTAATCCTAACTTTCACCCGTGCCTCCCTCGTCGCTACAGGTTTCGCCTTAATCCTTTTCTTGATATTGATAAGTAAAAGCGGGCAATTCAAAATAACCCTATCCATTCTCTTTCTTTTATTATCTTCATTTGCCATTTTGCAGACGATTATGCCTGAAGGGTTCATAATAGTTAAAAGCCGCTTCATAAGCGCGAGGCCAGAGGTCCGTTTAGCACCCGCCTGGGCAGGTCTGATGATGTTAAAGGAACATCCTCTATGGGGCGTCGGAGTTGATAACGCAGTCCCCCTTATGGAATCTGACCCACTTTATTCTCGCACTCCCTTCGGCGAAACCTATGTAAGACCCCATAATTCCTTTATTTTCATAGGTGCAGAACTTGGGCTACTTGCAAGTCTCATTCTCCTTTGGGCGTTTATCTCTATAACAAAATTTATTTTAAAAGCCTGGCATTCAAGTAGTAGCGAATCCCTAATGTTAATTTCAGCTGCCGTTCTTAGCGGATGGTTTGGACAGTTTATTCATAGTTTCACAAATAATCTCTATCATCACCCTTCCTTGATGGTAACCCAAATAGCTTTAATAGCAGCACTAACCCCTATTATATATGAGGAAACAAAGAAAACTTGA
- a CDS encoding DUF354 domain-containing protein: MRVIKPMRIWFDLANSAHVLLFRGIIKSLRSMGHTPFVTVRDYAQTKDLVEQSGIKHIVVGKHAGRSYYKKLLYLFWRSGKLLALVRGLDIDIAVSHNSADQAIVSFLLRIPFLTIQDTERQIANHLVFRLAAKVLVPESFPDEKLRQYGAHPKKVVKFGGIKEQIYIPDFEPIPGFLGKMNIPSDKVICVLRPPDFLALHDRIDNPLFYHLARYLLSQPNTFVIILPRTPQQRERLNQWQKHYSNLLIPTKAVDGLNLMYYSDIVITAGGTMAAEAAMLGTPAYTLLKNLRAVDLYLAEKGLLTIISKPEDFAKIQLKKKTSTQWFSSPHIKETIIKEILSLKNGLKGCYALG; the protein is encoded by the coding sequence ATGAGAGTAATCAAGCCAATGCGGATTTGGTTTGATTTAGCCAATTCCGCTCATGTATTACTTTTTAGAGGGATTATAAAGTCCCTTCGTTCAATGGGACATACTCCCTTCGTAACTGTACGAGATTATGCCCAAACGAAGGATTTAGTTGAACAAAGTGGGATAAAACATATAGTGGTGGGAAAACACGCCGGTAGAAGCTATTACAAAAAACTCCTCTACCTTTTCTGGCGAAGTGGCAAACTATTAGCACTCGTCCGGGGTTTAGATATTGATATTGCTGTTAGCCATAATTCCGCCGACCAAGCCATTGTTTCTTTTCTGTTGCGTATTCCATTCTTAACAATTCAGGACACCGAAAGACAAATAGCCAACCATTTGGTGTTCAGGCTAGCCGCGAAGGTCCTTGTTCCGGAATCCTTCCCTGATGAAAAATTGCGCCAATATGGAGCCCATCCAAAGAAAGTGGTCAAGTTCGGGGGTATAAAGGAACAAATCTATATACCCGATTTTGAACCAATACCCGGATTCCTAGGGAAGATGAACATACCATCTGATAAGGTCATTTGTGTGCTTCGCCCTCCTGATTTTCTTGCCTTACACGATAGGATAGATAACCCCCTCTTTTATCACCTTGCAAGATATCTTCTATCGCAACCGAATACGTTTGTTATCATTTTGCCAAGAACTCCCCAACAGCGGGAGAGGTTAAACCAATGGCAAAAACATTATAGTAACCTTTTAATTCCGACAAAAGCTGTCGATGGATTAAACCTAATGTACTATTCAGATATTGTTATAACTGCCGGGGGAACGATGGCAGCCGAAGCAGCTATGCTGGGAACCCCTGCTTATACACTTCTTAAAAACCTTAGGGCAGTTGATTTATATCTCGCCGAGAAGGGTCTTTTGACTATCATATCCAAACCGGAAGACTTCGCCAAAATCCAATTGAAGAAAAAAACAAGCACACAATGGTTTAGCTCCCCACACATAAAAGAAACTATTATAAAAGAGATACTGAGTTTAAAAAATGGGCTAAAAGGGTGTTATGCGCTTGGGTGA